A stretch of Spirosoma oryzicola DNA encodes these proteins:
- a CDS encoding TonB-dependent receptor plug domain-containing protein produces MTQLKKVPALLGEKDVLKMLQLMPGVQKGSEGNAGLYVRGGAPDQNLILLDNTPIYNPNHLLGFFSAFNGDALKQADLTKGGFPARFGGRLSSVVELTTKDGATDKVHAEATGGIVASRLLVSGPLSKKVTYVVAGRRTYLDLLTGLLGKGTDDQPVLKTFFYDVNAKLTIEAGDKDKLYVSGYRSHDRFSNVRTDGIALRSALQWTNEAGSIRWHHQGARGLAFDLSILSSRYRMAVQDEQLLPENSSNGTYRLAYQSAIRDVGVSCALHQYINKKHQLRYGVQATQHVFNPQASVSLTVADPPVQTADHQVNTAEAGAYVEHTWTPTDRWSINSGLRLSAYSLIGGRQDAPSGSAGEKLSLPGYVRPESRLSMAYRAAPTFTLKGSFALMNQYVHLLSSAGVGLSTDLWVPTVGSVKPQQSQQIALGIVKNFSTAGITLTVEGYHKQMNNLLSYREGASFLTADTKGSIQSTQWTDNVTSGHGRSSGAEVLLQKQTGRLSGWIGYTLSWTKWQFAELNAGKSFFPRYDRRHDASVVGIYELTPSITLSGSWVYGTGNALTLPLSRYSGYLDQKAESNPATASTLYGSGPNVKEYSERNAFRTDAYHRLDIGLRFTRKRTSYERVWELSVYNVYNRRNAFLYSLEGEEQGKGMPSKTVLYKYSLFPVVPSVSYTVRF; encoded by the coding sequence ATGACTCAACTTAAAAAAGTACCAGCATTATTGGGTGAGAAGGATGTGCTGAAAATGCTGCAACTGATGCCCGGCGTACAGAAAGGGTCGGAAGGGAACGCTGGTTTGTACGTTCGTGGAGGAGCACCGGATCAGAATTTGATTTTACTGGATAATACCCCAATCTACAATCCAAACCATCTGTTGGGTTTCTTTTCCGCCTTCAATGGTGACGCTTTGAAACAAGCAGACTTGACCAAGGGCGGTTTCCCCGCTCGTTTCGGCGGACGATTATCATCGGTTGTTGAACTAACGACGAAAGACGGAGCGACGGACAAGGTACATGCCGAAGCTACTGGCGGAATCGTTGCCTCTCGATTACTCGTAAGCGGACCACTAAGCAAAAAGGTTACGTACGTTGTAGCAGGGCGACGCACGTACCTGGATTTACTGACGGGACTGCTGGGAAAAGGCACGGACGATCAACCCGTGTTGAAAACGTTCTTTTATGACGTAAATGCCAAGTTGACGATTGAGGCTGGTGATAAAGATAAACTGTACGTTAGTGGGTACCGCAGTCACGATCGGTTTAGTAATGTCCGCACCGATGGTATTGCCTTACGCTCTGCTCTGCAATGGACCAACGAAGCCGGAAGTATACGCTGGCATCACCAGGGAGCCAGAGGGTTGGCGTTCGATCTGTCGATTTTGTCTAGTCGCTACCGCATGGCGGTGCAGGATGAACAGTTGCTTCCGGAAAACTCTTCAAACGGAACCTATAGGCTTGCTTATCAATCCGCTATCCGAGACGTAGGTGTTAGTTGTGCCCTTCATCAATATATCAACAAAAAGCACCAGCTTCGCTACGGAGTACAGGCAACCCAGCACGTATTTAATCCTCAGGCTTCGGTGTCGCTAACGGTTGCCGACCCTCCGGTGCAAACCGCCGATCATCAGGTTAATACGGCAGAAGCGGGTGCCTACGTTGAACACACCTGGACCCCCACTGATCGGTGGAGTATCAACAGCGGCTTACGCCTGAGCGCTTATTCGCTAATTGGTGGTCGTCAGGATGCACCTTCTGGATCGGCTGGTGAAAAATTATCGCTACCTGGCTACGTTCGTCCTGAGTCCCGGCTGTCGATGGCTTATCGGGCGGCACCAACGTTCACCCTGAAAGGATCGTTTGCCTTAATGAATCAATACGTTCATCTACTTTCCAGCGCTGGCGTGGGCCTTTCTACGGATTTATGGGTGCCCACAGTGGGGTCAGTCAAACCACAGCAGTCGCAGCAGATCGCACTGGGTATAGTCAAAAATTTCTCAACGGCAGGAATAACCCTAACGGTGGAGGGTTACCATAAACAGATGAATAATCTGCTTAGCTACCGGGAAGGGGCCAGCTTTCTGACCGCCGACACGAAGGGATCGATCCAATCAACCCAGTGGACCGACAATGTAACCAGCGGACACGGAAGATCCTCCGGAGCAGAGGTATTGCTGCAAAAACAGACAGGGCGGCTGTCGGGCTGGATAGGCTATACACTCTCCTGGACGAAGTGGCAGTTTGCTGAATTGAACGCGGGTAAGTCATTTTTCCCTCGCTACGACCGTCGCCACGACGCGTCTGTCGTTGGTATCTACGAACTAACGCCTTCAATCACGCTTTCCGGCTCATGGGTGTACGGAACGGGTAATGCGCTCACACTGCCACTATCACGTTATTCGGGCTACCTCGATCAAAAAGCGGAATCTAATCCAGCTACGGCTAGTACGCTTTATGGCTCTGGTCCAAACGTCAAGGAGTACAGCGAACGAAATGCGTTTCGGACCGATGCCTATCACCGGTTAGACATTGGTTTACGCTTCACCAGAAAGCGGACGTCTTACGAGCGGGTTTGGGAGTTGAGCGTTTACAACGTGTATAACCGCCGTAACGCGTTCCTCTATTCGCTGGAAGGAGAAGAGCAGGGTAAGGGAATGCCATCGAAAACGGTCTTGTACAAGTACTCGCTATTTCCTGTAGTTCCGTCAGTGAGTTACACCGTTCGGTTTTGA
- a CDS encoding DUF4249 domain-containing protein: protein MVSFDKKWLLLVLSTILLACNSMREEIVPQALAGQSDKLVVDCFISPQDTLLTAKVTRSRPVLDNDATRRVEVSDAVVTLSDGSNSVRLVYNSQLALYAVKAQKMVVRSGNTYQLTVRYSTGQQVSATTTVPSMIALDAIQLDSAVASGQVNGEKKEYRLVGSWQDPANAYYRVKGTVRGIPINAPSNSSYGNPEAMSFIMATNSLGLLASQNKAGTLSASALLDKDRLSRQYRSMAINVDLMHVDEAYYQYHVALDQQLKAANNPFAEPVIIPTNIQNGLGCFGSYNQSRKTVTLK, encoded by the coding sequence ATGGTTTCTTTCGATAAAAAATGGCTATTGCTAGTTCTGTCTACGATACTACTAGCCTGCAACTCGATGCGGGAAGAGATCGTACCGCAGGCGCTTGCGGGGCAGTCCGATAAATTGGTTGTTGATTGCTTTATTTCTCCGCAGGATACGCTGCTGACCGCTAAAGTAACCCGGTCGCGTCCTGTTTTGGATAACGATGCCACCCGGCGCGTTGAAGTCTCCGACGCTGTTGTAACACTGTCTGACGGTAGTAACTCAGTTAGACTGGTCTATAATTCTCAATTGGCTTTATATGCGGTAAAAGCACAAAAAATGGTGGTTCGGTCAGGTAATACCTACCAATTGACCGTGCGCTACTCCACGGGTCAACAGGTGAGTGCAACCACGACAGTACCCTCAATGATTGCCCTCGATGCAATACAGCTTGATTCGGCCGTAGCGTCAGGACAGGTCAATGGGGAGAAAAAAGAGTATCGTCTTGTGGGAAGCTGGCAAGATCCTGCGAATGCGTATTACCGAGTCAAAGGAACTGTACGCGGTATACCCATCAATGCGCCTTCGAACTCATCCTATGGCAACCCGGAAGCTATGTCGTTCATTATGGCTACTAATTCGCTGGGTTTGCTAGCAAGTCAAAACAAAGCAGGAACCCTATCGGCTTCGGCGTTATTGGATAAAGACAGACTAAGCCGGCAATACCGATCAATGGCGATTAACGTTGACCTGATGCACGTTGACGAAGCTTATTATCAATACCATGTGGCCCTGGATCAGCAACTCAAAGCCGCCAACAACCCTTTCGCCGAACCCGTGATTATACCAACTAATATCCAGAATGGATTAGGCTGTTTTGGCAGTTACAATCAATCGAGAAAGACTGTGACGCTAAAATGA